The Polyangium mundeleinium genome contains the following window.
ACACGGTCAGCACGAGCGCGCGGCGCGCGTCGGCCGCGAGCCCCGTGGCAAACCCGGGCAGGTCGAGCTTCCGCGGCGGGCCTCCCGCGGGCGACACCACGAACACGCCGGCCGCCGTCACGAGGCCGACGCCGTCGATCCAGTCGAACGTGCTTTGCACGGTCGCCGGCAGCTTCCCGAGCGACCGGGCCTCGCCGAGCCACGCGGCCGCGCCGAACACCTCGCGCTCCTTCCAGAGCACGTAGCGCGCGGGCGCGGTCGGCGTGGCGCTCCACGGCGGGGCCGCTGCCGCACCGTCGAAATCGGCCGTGTCCTTGGCCCGCGCGATCACGTCGGCGCCACGCGCCTCGACGCGGCGACCGCCCGCGAGGGCTCGATCGACCCCGGCCTCGGTCCGCTCGATCCACTCGGCCGCGCCGGGCACGACCCAGCGCGGTGGACCGAGGACCGACGCCCGCGACGCCTTCTCCTCCACGCCCCCGCGCGCAGCTTCCTCGGCCGAAGGCGTGCTCGGCGTGGGGCGCGCGCCCGTGCAGCTCGCCGCGGCCACGAGGAGCGCGCAGGCCGACGTGAGGGCGGCGCGCTTCATCGGGCTTGCTCCCGTGGCGTTGGTTCGAGCTTGCACGTGAGCTCTTGCCGCAGCCCGCCCGCCTGGAGCACGGCGCCGCGGCGCTTCGAGCCTGAAGCTTCCCAGCGCACGACCAGGCTCCCCTCGCTGCGCGTGACGTCGTCGAGCCGGCGCTCGGCCCCGACGTCGATCGCCTCCACGCAGACCCGCTCCTCCGTCCAGCGCACGAGCGCCGCGCCCGACGCGCGCAACGACACGCCTGGCAGCGCGCGTGGGTCGAACCCGAGCCACGCCGAGGGCTCCATGGGCACGAGCGCACGCCAGCCCGTGGCCTTCTTGCAGCGCGGATCGTCGGCTGGCGTCGCCGTCGTCCACGACGCGAGCGGCGTCCGCGGCCGCGGGCTCGACGTCGCCGGATCGATCTCCGCGACGGCGACCACGCGCGGCGGGCTCCCGTCCCAGAGCAAGATCCCGATCGCCCCGTCGTCCCGCCGGGCCAGCGTCATCGGCCTGCGCCCGCCCGTGTCGCGCTCCTGACCCACGAAGACCGGCGGGCGTAGCGGCGCCTGCGCGTGCTCCTCGATCGTCATACGCCGGCGGATCTCGCCCAGCACGAGCGCGCGCTCCGGCCCGAGCAGGAGCCCGGCCCCCGGCGCGGCGTCGGCCACCGTGTAGCGCCGGGGTTCGAAGAGCGGCAGCGTCGCGACCCGCTCGTTCGTCACCACGAGCTCGTGCTTGTCCGTCACGAACAGGAGCCCGACGTCCCCTTTCGGCGTCAGCAGCGGCGTCACCACCACGCGCCGCGTGTTCTCCAGGTCCGCGCTCGTCGCGTCGATCCGCAGCGGCGACGCGCCCGGCTCGAACAGCGCGCGCATCAGGAGCGAGTGCGTGCGCAGCGTCGCCGCGCTCGCCTTCCGCGGCGGCGTCTTCCCCGGCGCCGGCGGGGCCGCTCCGCCCTGCGGCATGTTCTTCAACAGGACCTGGAGCGCGTCCTTCGGGAGCTGCGCGAGCACCTCCGGCGGGAGCATCTGCGTGATCTCGGGCGGCAGCCCCGCTTGCCCCGGCTCCTCCCCGGGCACGTTCTCCACCTCGCGCACGAGCGTGACCATGTTGCCGAGCCCCGTTTGCCACGACAACCGTCCCTTGTCTGGCACGATCGCCGCGTCCGGCATGATCTCCGGTTTGCCGTTCGGCGTGCAGGTGAGGCGCATGGGCGCCTCCGGCTCCGGCTCCTCGACGGGGTTGTCCGGGTACACCACGGGCGCCGCGCCGGGTGATCCCCAGCCGAGGCGCGTCACCGGGCCGATCACGCACCCGAGCGGCGAGCAAAACCCGCCGAAGGACGCGGGCGGCAGCGGCGACCGCCCCGCGGCTTGGAAGCTCCGGCCGTGATCGATCGTCTCGTACAGATCGCCGTCCCGCGTGATCGCCAGGCCGAAGTCGCCCGTCACGCTCATGCCGAGGACCCGCGGCGGCGGGGGGAACGTCGTCACCCGCCCGTGCGGATCCACGACGACCCCGGCGAACACGCCGCTCACGTCGCCCGCGTTCGGCGACGCCACCCAGCCCTCGAGCGAGCCGTCCTCGCGCGCCTGGAACCGCCGATCCATGAACGGCCCGAGCGGCCCGCGCACGTTGCCCGAGTACATGCCGTACGGGCTCCACGACGGGCGCGAGAACACCATGCCGGAGACCTCGGCCGGCACCCGCACGATCCGCACCCCGCCCTGCACGACCACGCTCGACGTATCGTGTTTCGCCTCGGGCAAACCCTCCGCGTGGGGATCGACGACCAGCGCCACGGCCGTCCCGTCCCGCCGCGGCGCCCAGCCGTACAACTCCTGCCCGGGCGGCAGCTCGATCGCGTGCTCGACCCAGTCGTCCGGACCTCGCCGCACGCAGATCCGCGTCGCCGGCCGCAGCTCGCTGCCGAAGTCCATGCGCGACGGATCGTTCGGATCGACCAGCCGCGGCGTGTACTTGCACGATCCCACGAACGCGAGCGCGCCCGCGTCGTCGGTCACGAAGTAGCCGTCATCGCTGAAGGCCTTCTCGACCACGGGCGGGAGCGCCCCGTCCCGCAGGCGCATCACGTACGAGCTCGTGTCCTGGTACATCTCCCAGCCGCACACGACGAGCGGCGCCTCGGGCCCCGCCACCGCCGAGCACATGAGCCCCGGCTGCGGAAAATCCGTCACGGCGCGGAGGATCGAAGCACCGGCGAGATCCACCTCCGCCACGGCCGACGGGCTCATCGCCAGCGCCCGCCCCGCCGCGACCCTCGCCCCGCCGAGCACCGCGGCCTGGATCGGCGGCGTATCCCGCCAGATCCACCACGCGTTCCGATCGTCCGCCCTCGACCCGGGCAGGATCGGCTCGAACCCGCGCCCGTGGCTCGATCCGTGTTGCGCCCCGTCCATCGGCCCGAATCGCCCGTCCGCGCCAAGCGGCAGGCGCCCTTGCCACGTGTCCACCGCGAGCGCGCCCGGCTGCACCAGGAACATCTTGTTCCCGATGCCCGCGACGGACGCCGCGTCGTTCCACGTCGCACCTCCGTCCCCCGTCGAAGCGAGCCTGCCGAGGAAGTCCACGCGCGCCGCGCGTTTCGCGTCCAGCGCCGCGAAGTCCGCGAGCCCCGCCTCGCTCGGCGCTTCCAGCACGTCGCTCCCCTTCCGCAGCGCGGCCGTGCCTGCTTCCCCGAACACGAGCACCGCGTCGAGCCCGCTCCGCGCCCCGCGCACGGCCCCGAACCCGCGCGCCCCGCCGAACGCGACCGGCCGCATCGGCCCCGTGAACGTGTCCGACCGGAACACCCGCGTCCGGCTCCAATGCACGAACCCGCCGCCGAGGTGCGGCGCCACTGCGAGCGCCCCGAGGAGCGGATCACTCTTCAGCGCCAGATCGACGTCCCACGCCGCCGCCAGCACCTCGCCGCTCTCGGGCCCGAGCTCGAACCGCACGCCCGCCGAGACCAACCGATCCCGATCCGCCTCGTGCGAGACCCAGAACGACTCATCGACGGCCGTATGAAACAGCCGCGCCCCGCCCACGAGGGGCTTGTCGAGCCCGAGGGACGGCGCTGCTTGGGGGCTCGTCTTCGCGTGCGCCGGCTCGGGCGCCGGGCGTGTGCAGGCCCCGAGCGCGAGGGCCGCGGCGAGGAGAGACGTTCGATCGAGTCGTCCCAGCATCGGGAAAGCGCGCCGACGGTAGCGAAAGCGGCGCCCGCGTCCTAGGGGTTTTTGCTACCTCGCCCCGCGCCCGAGCGGCACGTGCGCGTGCGAATACGTTCGCTTCTCCCGCACCTTGCCCCCCTCGAAATGCAGCACGTCGAGCCCCTGCCAGGCGAAGACCCGCCCAACCACCCCGCGAAACACCAGGTTCCTCACCTCGGCGAGCCCGGGAAGCGCCGCCTGCCCGCCTTCGAGCTCGTGCCGGCAGGTCCAACGCACCATTGCTTTCCCGGCCTCCTCGTCGAGCAGCCGGTCCTCCGCGATGAATGAGATCTTGCCGAATTCGCCACGGAATTGCGGCTCGAATGCCGCGCGGATCTTCCCCTTGCCGCGGTGCTCTTTGCCGTCGTACGTCACGTAGAGCGCGTCTTCCGTGAAATGATGCATCACGGCGTCGAGGTCGTTCCGGTTGAACGCGTCGAGGAAACCGTCGACGAGGACGAGCAAATCGTCACGGGAGAGCGCGTGGATCGCCATCGGGCGCCGCATCGTCGCCGCCGCTCGCTCCCTTGTCAACACGCCCGCTCTCGCGCGAGGGGGGCTCGCATCCTCCTTCCCACGAGCGCCCCTTCCTGTGGTACGAACGCCCCGCGGCGCGCCTGTCCTCGTGGACACGGGTTCGCCGCGTACAGCCGACGCGCCGCCTGCCGATGTTTCGGATGTTCCCATGTGTGGCCGATACACCCTGACGAACGTAGCGCCGAACCTGCTCGGCCCCCTTTTCGGGGTGGACGACGTCCCGCTCCTCTCGCCGCGCTTCAATGTCGCGCCCACCCAGGACATGCCCGTCGTGCGTGTCCTCGCGCCGGGCGCGCCGCGCACGATCGAGCTCGCTCGCTGGGGCCTCGTCCCTTCGTGGGCGAAGGACGTCTCGATCGGCGATCGCATGATCAACGCCCGCGTCGAGACCGCCGCCGAGAAGCCCGCGTACCGATCGAGCTTCAAGTCGAAGCGTTGCCTCGTCGTCACGGACGGCTTCTACGAGTGGAAAAAGCTCGGCACCGGCAAGAAGCAGCCTTGCCGCATCCACATGCCGGACGAGAAGCCGTTCGCCTTCGCCGGGTTATGGGCGCGCTGGAAGAACGCCGAGGGCAGCACGCTCGACACCTTCACCATCCTCACGGCCGAGGCCCGCGCGGCGGTGGCGGACGTGCATGATCGCATGCCCGTCATCCTCTCCACGGATGCTTACGGATCCTGGCTCGATCCGGAGGAGCAGCGACCTGATGTCCTGCAGGCGATGGTCGCGGCGCGCGTGGGCGACGACCTCGTCGTGACGCCCGTCTCCACGCGCGTCAACAACCCGCGCAACGAGGGACCGGAGAACGTGCGTCCCCTTTTTGCGCAGGATTTGCAGTGACCGCGCGACATGCGAGGGGCGCGGACATCAGTGCGATGTCCAGGCATCAGCACAGCTCGCGCGGGACGGACCTTCGGCGCGCGATCTTTGCGCGACACGCGCCACGTTCGCGCGTCATCTGCTCGATCGGGCCCTTCCCGACGGCATCCATGCCGTGGCATAAGAATTGTCTATGTAGGTGGCGAATCCCCTGAACCCCCCGCCCCCCGGAGGAGGTACGTCATGTCCGCATTCGCCCTTGTCGCCGAACCCGATCCAGCCCTCTCTGCCGCCCAGGTTGCCGTCGTCGACGCCCTCGGCCTCGTCCCACTCGTGGCGCAGGACGGAGAGCGCGCCATCTGGCTGCTCCGCCGCTTTGGGACCCCGGCGCTCCTCGTCACGTCGCTCTCGCTCCCCGTCGTCGACGGGTTCGAGGTGCTCGACTGGCTGCGCGCGCGCATCAGCGGTCGTGGCGCGAAGGTCATCGTCACCTCGCCGTTCCCCGAGCTCCGCACCTTCGCCGGCGCGCTGCGCGAGCACCTCGGCATCAGCGCGATCCTGCCGCACCGCGCCTCACCGGACACGCTCCGGAACGTCGCCGAGGCCTTGCTGAAGGGCGCGGAGCTGCCGGCGCCGCTCTCGGAGGCGGCGCTCTCGACACCGCAGGCCCGTTCCGTCCGCTCGATGCAGGAGGGGCCGCGGGATCCGCGCCTCGACTGGTTCGTTCGGTCGGCGGCGGAGGAGCTGCACGCGTCGGTGGCGCTTGCGATCGTGGCCCAGGGGGAGGGCCGCGCCCTGATCTCGGCGGTGGGGATGGATGCGCGCAGGTGGCCGGTGCTCGGGGGGATCGGCCGGCATGTGCTCGGGGCGGGGGAGACGCTCGTCGTGTCGGACGCGTTCGCGCATCCGTTCTTCCAGGGCGACGTCTCGGTGATGGAGGGCCTCGTGCGGGGGTTCGCGGCGGCGCCGGTGCTCGACGCGGCGGGCCGCACGCGGGGCATGCTCTGCGTGATCGAGCCGAAGGCGCGCCTGCGCATCGGACCGGAGGGCCTCGTGCGCCTCGCCGAGCGAGCGCGGCTCATCGGCACGGCGATCCCCAACATCGAGCCTGGCGTGGGCCGCCTCCTCCGCGCCAGCCGCCGCCGGATCATCGAAGCGATGCCGGACAGCGCGCCCATCTCGAGCCCGCGTTAGCCTCGATTCCTCCCTCATCTCCCCGCTTCTGAACGAAGAGCCGTCGGGGGCGAGGCTTGTCTCCCCGCGCAAAACCGAAGGTTCTGCGCGGAAATGCAGGCCGAAGCTGGCCTTCCGCCTTGGATTCCGGTATCAGTGGCGCATGCCCCCGGCAGGCCCCCCGAGAACCCACTCCAGTGCGGAAGACCACATCCGCTGGAGCAGGGGGGAGCTGCGCATCAAGGTCACGGACGACGTCGTCTACGAGCAGGTCAGCGGCTATCTCGAAAAAGAGGTAGTGAGTAAAATCACGCACCCCATCGACAAGCTGATCAGCCAGGGCGCGAAACCCGTCATCTTCAACGATTGGTGGGAGCTCAGCGGCTACGACTCCGACGCCCGCCTCAAGCTGACGGATTGGATCTTCTGGATCCGCGGCAAGATCGTCGGCAGCCACATCCTCGTCCGCTCGAAGATCGTCAGCATGGGCGTCTCGATCGCGAACCTCGCGCTCGGGGGAATGCTCACGGTCTACACCGATCGGCAGGAGTTCACGCTCGCGTACCATCGCGCCCTGCGGCAGAGCATGAAGCCGCCCCACACGTCTCCGTCCTCGGCGTCGAGCCCTGCCTCGATGGGGGCGCCCGCGTCCACGGCGACCCCGCCGGCCTCGCAGACCTCGACCGGGGTCGCCGCGTCGCCGAGCGGCTCCTCCCCGGGATCCTCGCACGACGAACCGGTGCGGCCTCCGCGCTCGATCCGCTGATACGCCGTGGGCGGCACGGGGGGTTGGGTGTCAAGAGGCAATGACGTGCCTTTGGGCATATCGTGGCGTCCGTCCGGCGTGGTAGGAGTCGGAGAGGAGAGGCGGCCATGAGCACCGACAGCCCCAGGCTGCACCCCGACATACCCGAAGGCGCGGCCGTGCCGCGTGTACCCGCGTGGTACGTCGATCGAACGGCGGCGCGCGCGCGTTTTGGCGAGGCCGTCGACTCGTTCGGCCCTTTCCTCATGCGCGGCGACCCGCCGGCCGACGAGCTCGTCGCCGTGTTGAACGATCTCCGCCCTGCGCAGGCGAACCGCATGCTCCAGCAGGCGCTCGACGAGGGCATCGCCAGCGTCCGCCGCCCGCCGCGCGCGTTCGTGCAGTTCTTCCGGCAGATCGACGAGATTCCGCTCTGGCTCGACTGGGACAAACTCGACCGCGGCGGCCGCGCCGTGTTACGCACCGGCCCGCTCGGCGCGGTTGTCCTCGCCTGCTACTCGCTCCCGCTCTCCTATGCCTCGCCGGATGGCAGTAAGCCCCTCACGGCCTCGGGCCGCCTCGTCCAGCGCGCTTCCCGCAGGCTCACCGAGACCGCGCGTTTCCTCGTGGAGACGTGCCGCCCGGGTGGCCTTCGCCGTGGCGCCGAGGGCTTCAAGATCACGATCCGCGTCCGGCTCATGCACGCCCAGGTGCGCAGGCTCCTGCTCCAGCGCAAATCCTGGCCCTACGAGCGCTGGGGCATCCCCGTGAACCAGGCGTACATGGCCGGGACGAACGTGCTCTTCTCGTCCGTCCTCATCGAGGGCCTGTCCAAGCTCGGTTACGAGGTCCCGCAGGCCGAGCGTGACGACATCGTCCAGCTCTGGCGTTACGGCGGCCTGCTCAGCGGCGTCGATTCGACGATCTGCGCGGCCACGGAGGCCGAGGGCCTCCGCCTCATCCGGCTGATCCATGCGGTGATGGATCCGCCCGACGACGACTCGCGCGCGCTCGTGAAGGCGCTCATGGAGGCGCCGCTCGAGCTCGCGAAGAACCCGGCGCAGAAGGCGGTGGCGCAGCGGCTCGTGGATCTGCTCTACGGTCTGTCGCGGCACCTCGTCGGCGAGGACCTGGCGGACGCGCTCGCGTATCCGCGCACGTCGTGGCGCCACGTCGCGCCGGTGCTCCGGGGGATGAACATGATGATGAACTCCTTCCAGCGCCGGGTGCCCGAGAGCCGCGACGCGCTCTATCGGTTTGGGCTCGAAGCTTGGGAGAGGGTCATCGAGAACGGCCTCGCCGGCATCCCGGCGGCGTTCGATTTCCGCAAGGCGACCGTGGGGGATCAGGGAGGTCCGACGCATGCTCCGTGACAAGCTGAGTTTCCTGGGGGATCAGGACATCGAACTCCTGCTCCGTTCGAGCCAGAGGCGGCACGTCGTGCGCGGTGAGACCATCGTCCGGGAGGGCCAGAGCCCCGAGGCGATCTTCCTCGTGCAAGAGGGCTTCATCTCGGTCCGCGCGGGCGGCGTCACCGTCGGCTACTTCGGCCCGGGCCAGATCCTCGGCGAGATCTCCTTCCTCGAACGACGCAGCGCGAGCGCCACCGTCGTCGCCGAGGGCGACGCCGTCCTGAACCGCATCGACAACGCCGACCTCGAGGCCCTCCTCTCCGCGCACCCCGACCTCGCGGCCCGCTTCTATCGCTCGCTCGCGGTGAGTTTGTCCCGCCGCGTGCGCGCCTTGAGCGGCAGCCTCACGAAGCTCCGCGGCCAGCGCTCGCACAAGGCGCGTTACGGCCAGCTCTCGGCGCGGCACGTCCCTTCGAGCCTGATCGACGGCCTCACGAGCGTCTTGCGTGAAGTCCAGCGTGTCGAGGAGTCGCTCGCGGCGCGCCGGATGGCGCCGGACGCGGCGGCGCGTGTGGTCGCATCTTCGTGTGATCGCGTGGTCGCCTTGCTCGAAGAGCACACCACGGAGAAGGCGCTGCTCGCGATCAGCGTCGACGACCTCCTCACGTTCCGGGACATCAGCCGCTTGCGCGAGGGTGTTGGCAGCTTCGTCTTCCGCATCTGCTTCGCGCTGCTCATGTCGAGCGCGACGATCGCGCGCCTCTACGACAAACCCGGCGGCGTCGCCGAGGACGACGGCACGCGCCGCGCGATCGCCGACGCGGATGCCGAGGGCGACGGCCTCATCGGTCCGCTCGTCGACCGGTGGTTCCTCGATCGGCCTGTCTGCCGGGCGCGCCGCGACAGCCGCAAGGCGATGGCCGCCGAGATCGTCCGTCGCGCCACCGAGCACGCGGGCCCTGGCGCGTTCCTGGTGACGAGCATCGGAAGCGGCGGCGGCGACGAGCTGCTCGACGCGATGGACGAGGCGGGCGAGGGCGTCCTCGCGGCGACGTGCATCGACCCGGATCCGGACGCGCTCCGCCGGGGCAACCACCTGGCTTCGGAGGCGGGCCACGCCTCGTCGATGACCTTCCTTTGCGCGGAGCCCTTGAGCCTCTCTGGCTCGGGCTCGGAGATCTTCCTCGGACCGCAGCACATGGTCTACGCGCTCTACTTCTTCGATTACCTCTCGGACGACGACGCGGTGGCGCTGCTCGACTGGATCTGGGGCCACCTCGCGCCTTCGGGGACGGCGGTATGGACGGCGCTCGGCCCGGACCTCACGGATTTGCCGATGATGGAGCACCTGCTCGAATGGGCCGTCGTTCCGCGCGACGCGCCGGCGATCCGCGCGCTCGTCTCGCGCTCGCGTTTTGGCCGCGCGGTCGAGGTCCAGCCGCTCGAAGGCTCTTCGCTCCACATGGTCACGTGCACGCGGGAGCCGGCTCCGTGACCATGATCCCGTCGAGTCGCGGCGGGCCCAAGGAGGTCTACCGCAACCCGTACATGGTCCTGCGGCACGACGTGACCCGAAAGCTCTTGATCGTGACCCGAACGAGCGTCCCGTACCCCAGCATCGAGACGTTGCGGGACACGTTCGTCGAAATGGAGACGGCGATCGGATACGTCTCGCGGCCGCGGACGATGTTGCTCATCGACGCGCGCCCGGCGCCTCCGCGAAACGACCCTGATTTCGAGGCGGAGTTCGGGCGATTGCGGAAGCACTTCTTGCGGGAATTCCAGAAGATCGCGACGCTGGTGCAGACGGCGGTGGGGATCCTGCAGGTGACGCGGCAGGTGCGCGCGGACGAGCGGCCGACGGGGGTGTTCACGGACCCGGGCGAGGCGCTGGCGTACCTCGGGGTGGTGCTGGAGCCGGAGCGGATCGACGTGCGGGGGTAGGGTGAGGGGGCGGGGGTGGGAGAGTGCGTTCGGTCGGGCTCTCCAGCTGCGGTCTCCTGGGGGGTTCGGTGCTTCTCGTCGCACCGCGGCGGGTTGACGGAGTTCGAACGCAGCCTGACGTGTCGACGGCCCCCGGGTTTGCACGAGACGGGCAGCTTCCCGGACCTGCTCGGAGGGGG
Protein-coding sequences here:
- a CDS encoding YybH family protein: MAIHALSRDDLLVLVDGFLDAFNRNDLDAVMHHFTEDALYVTYDGKEHRGKGKIRAAFEPQFRGEFGKISFIAEDRLLDEEAGKAMVRWTCRHELEGGQAALPGLAEVRNLVFRGVVGRVFAWQGLDVLHFEGGKVREKRTYSHAHVPLGRGAR
- a CDS encoding response regulator gives rise to the protein MSAFALVAEPDPALSAAQVAVVDALGLVPLVAQDGERAIWLLRRFGTPALLVTSLSLPVVDGFEVLDWLRARISGRGAKVIVTSPFPELRTFAGALREHLGISAILPHRASPDTLRNVAEALLKGAELPAPLSEAALSTPQARSVRSMQEGPRDPRLDWFVRSAAEELHASVALAIVAQGEGRALISAVGMDARRWPVLGGIGRHVLGAGETLVVSDAFAHPFFQGDVSVMEGLVRGFAAAPVLDAAGRTRGMLCVIEPKARLRIGPEGLVRLAERARLIGTAIPNIEPGVGRLLRASRRRIIEAMPDSAPISSPR
- a CDS encoding SOS response-associated peptidase, encoding MCGRYTLTNVAPNLLGPLFGVDDVPLLSPRFNVAPTQDMPVVRVLAPGAPRTIELARWGLVPSWAKDVSIGDRMINARVETAAEKPAYRSSFKSKRCLVVTDGFYEWKKLGTGKKQPCRIHMPDEKPFAFAGLWARWKNAEGSTLDTFTILTAEARAAVADVHDRMPVILSTDAYGSWLDPEEQRPDVLQAMVAARVGDDLVVTPVSTRVNNPRNEGPENVRPLFAQDLQ
- a CDS encoding oxygenase MpaB family protein, with product MSTDSPRLHPDIPEGAAVPRVPAWYVDRTAARARFGEAVDSFGPFLMRGDPPADELVAVLNDLRPAQANRMLQQALDEGIASVRRPPRAFVQFFRQIDEIPLWLDWDKLDRGGRAVLRTGPLGAVVLACYSLPLSYASPDGSKPLTASGRLVQRASRRLTETARFLVETCRPGGLRRGAEGFKITIRVRLMHAQVRRLLLQRKSWPYERWGIPVNQAYMAGTNVLFSSVLIEGLSKLGYEVPQAERDDIVQLWRYGGLLSGVDSTICAATEAEGLRLIRLIHAVMDPPDDDSRALVKALMEAPLELAKNPAQKAVAQRLVDLLYGLSRHLVGEDLADALAYPRTSWRHVAPVLRGMNMMMNSFQRRVPESRDALYRFGLEAWERVIENGLAGIPAAFDFRKATVGDQGGPTHAP
- a CDS encoding cyclic nucleotide-binding domain-containing protein, coding for MLRDKLSFLGDQDIELLLRSSQRRHVVRGETIVREGQSPEAIFLVQEGFISVRAGGVTVGYFGPGQILGEISFLERRSASATVVAEGDAVLNRIDNADLEALLSAHPDLAARFYRSLAVSLSRRVRALSGSLTKLRGQRSHKARYGQLSARHVPSSLIDGLTSVLREVQRVEESLAARRMAPDAAARVVASSCDRVVALLEEHTTEKALLAISVDDLLTFRDISRLREGVGSFVFRICFALLMSSATIARLYDKPGGVAEDDGTRRAIADADAEGDGLIGPLVDRWFLDRPVCRARRDSRKAMAAEIVRRATEHAGPGAFLVTSIGSGGGDELLDAMDEAGEGVLAATCIDPDPDALRRGNHLASEAGHASSMTFLCAEPLSLSGSGSEIFLGPQHMVYALYFFDYLSDDDAVALLDWIWGHLAPSGTAVWTALGPDLTDLPMMEHLLEWAVVPRDAPAIRALVSRSRFGRAVEVQPLEGSSLHMVTCTREPAP